The Rhizoctonia solani chromosome 14, complete sequence genome has a segment encoding these proteins:
- a CDS encoding bZIP transcription factor, whose protein sequence is MSPAARMSHSPPSTHEDEPTGTGLQSRSRNARAQARHRAKRKKYIETLEETVKRLQTIVDAAGLDPNAFPPPMPSAHVHSHPYLRELQDDNARLRREADALRVQIAALTAHVSAGSHVTSSLPMHYAPSPPPSDAHTPPPNSERDSKKRRMSAERDHAPLYLASASVPSIPLPFPLRA, encoded by the exons ATGTCCCCAGCCGCCCGTATGTCTCACTCGCCTCCCTCGACGCACGAAGACGAGCCGACTGGTACTGGGCTCCAATCACGTTCTCGCAATGCACGGGCCCAGGCGCGCCACCGTGCCAAACGCAAAAAGTACATCGAGACC CTCGAGGAAACCGTCAAGCGCCTCCAGACCATCGTCGATGCCGCCGGCCTCGATCCGAATGCTTTCCCGCCCCCCATGCCGTCGGCCCATGTACACTCTCACCCCTATCTCAGGGAGCTCCAGGACGACAATGCCCGTCTCCGTCGAGAGGCCGATGCCCTCCGTGTCCAAATCGCTGCCCTCACCGCCCATGTCTCGGCTGGATCCCACGTGACGTCCTCGCTGCCCATGCATTATGCACCGTCCCCGCCCCCCTCCGACGCACACACACCGCCTCCGAACTCGGAGCGCGACTCGAAGAAGCGTAGAATGAGTGCTGAGCGTGACCACGCTCCCTTGTACTTGGCGAGTGCCTCTGTCCCTTCCATTCCCCTCCCCTTCCCTCTTCGAGCCTAG